One part of the Dermacentor silvarum isolate Dsil-2018 unplaced genomic scaffold, BIME_Dsil_1.4 Seq549, whole genome shotgun sequence genome encodes these proteins:
- the LOC119435229 gene encoding uncharacterized protein LOC119435229 isoform X2, translated as MLNAQQSAVNSTVTSTPLASPIAVQNDQGNESHMSHCTINDSGPTMLQQVPAATVPQDADTAADIFHPPSMPSPEVGRAPVSAETGSTAGAAVDGASYVKFSEAGVQATTSTAEASVNTTSLLKDAETQTDITSSALNSFEGDNQALRAELNEVKGSLRRLQLSKASLEQDDNRVKFYTGLPSYTVLIALFALLESGVSHSANNVLTKFEELVLTLVRLRLGVPLQDLAYRFEVSQATATRVVNRWIAAMHVRLKQLVDWPSREQLQQTMPMAFRKAFGTSVAVIIDCFEIFIERPSSMLPRSQTWSRYKHHNTAKYLIGIAPQGAITFISKGWGGRTSDKLITESSGMLNHLLPGDTVLADRGFTIGDAVGIHRARLEVPAFTRGKPQLSAWEVEKTRKIANVRIHVERVIGLLRRKYKILSSTIPIDLLAVQSEDTLTQLDKLLRCVLR; from the exons ATGTTGAATGCACAGCAGAGTGCTGTGAACAGTACTGTCACAA GCACACCACTTGCAAGTCCCATTGCAGTACAAAATGACCAAGGCAATGAGTCACATATGTCTCATTGCACAATAAATGATTCAG GCCCAACAATGCTGCAACAAGTACCAGCTGCAACTGTACCACAAGATGCTGATACTGCAGCTGACATATTTC ACCCACCATCCATGCCATCACCTGAGGTAGGCAGGGCCCCAGTCTCAGCTGAAACTGGTTCTACTGCTGGAGCTGCAGTGGATGGCGCATCCT atGTGAAGTTCTCTGAGGCTGGTGTTCAAGCCACCACTTCGACGGCTGAAGCTTCAGTGAACACCACGTCAT TGCTAAAGGACGCTGAAACCCAAACAGATATCACAAGCAGTGCATTAAACAGCTTCGAAGGCGACAACCAGGCCCTACGTGCAGAGCTAAACGAAGTGAAGGGCTCTTTGCGTAGACTTCAGTTGTCTAAAGCTTCATTGGAGCAAGACGACAACCGTGTAAAATTTTACACTGGCCTACCAAGCTACACAGTTTTGATAGCGCTGTTCGCGCTTCTCGAGAGTGGTGTGTCGCACAGCGCAAACAATGTGCTTACTAAGTTCGAAGAGCTTGTGCTCACACTTGTGAGGCTGCGACTAGGAGTGCCCTTGCAGGACCTGGCGTATAGATTTGAG GtcagccaagccacagcaacaCGAGTAGTCAACCGGTGGATCGCGGCCATGCATGTACGACTAAAACAGCTGGTGGACTGGCCCAGTCGTGAACAATTGCAGCAGACCATGCCAATGGCCTTCAGAAAAGCATTTGGCACGAGTGTGGCAGTCATTATAGACTGCTTCGAGATATTCATTGAGCGCCCTTCGTCAATGCTCCCTAGGTCACAGACGTGGTCGCGGTATAAGCACCACAACACGGCAAAATATCTGATAGGAATAGCACCTCAGGGAGCAATCACTTTCATTTCCAAAGGGTGGGGAGGCAGGACAAGCGACAAGCTTATAACAGAGTCGAGTGGAATGTTGAACCACCTTCTCCCAGGTGACACGGTGCTCGCCGACAGAGGATTCACGATTGGTGATGCCGTAGGCATTCATCGTGCACGCCTTGAGGTTCCTGCATTCACAAGGGGCAAACCTCAGCTATCAGCCTGGGAGGTTGAAAAAACTAGGAAAATTGCGAATGTGCGCATCCACGTGGAACGTGTGATAGGTTTGCTGAGGCGAAAGTACAAAATTCTTTCAAGCACCATCCCTATTGATCTGCTAGCAGTGCAAAGCGAGGACACTCTAACACAACTTGACAAATTGTTGCGGTGTGTGCTGCGCTGA
- the LOC119435229 gene encoding uncharacterized protein LOC119435229 isoform X1 has product MLNAQQSAVNSTVTSTPLASPIAVQNDQGNESHMSHCTINDSGPTMLQQVPAATVPQDADTAADIFHPPSMPSPEVGRAPVSAETGSTAGAAVDGASYVKFSEAGVQATTSTAEASVNTTSLLKDAETQTDITSSALNSFEGDNQALRAELNEVKGSLRRLQLSKASLEQDDNRVKFYTGLPSYTVLIALFALLESGVSHSANNVLTKFEELVLTLVRLRLGVPLQDLAYRFEVSGLVEFVLLRALIYSWHHVYVIILSWANIWWQDGPVCFIIVTGFIFQVSQATATRVVNRWIAAMHVRLKQLVDWPSREQLQQTMPMAFRKAFGTSVAVIIDCFEIFIERPSSMLPRSQTWSRYKHHNTAKYLIGIAPQGAITFISKGWGGRTSDKLITESSGMLNHLLPGDTVLADRGFTIGDAVGIHRARLEVPAFTRGKPQLSAWEVEKTRKIANVRIHVERVIGLLRRKYKILSSTIPIDLLAVQSEDTLTQLDKLLRCVLR; this is encoded by the exons ATGTTGAATGCACAGCAGAGTGCTGTGAACAGTACTGTCACAA GCACACCACTTGCAAGTCCCATTGCAGTACAAAATGACCAAGGCAATGAGTCACATATGTCTCATTGCACAATAAATGATTCAG GCCCAACAATGCTGCAACAAGTACCAGCTGCAACTGTACCACAAGATGCTGATACTGCAGCTGACATATTTC ACCCACCATCCATGCCATCACCTGAGGTAGGCAGGGCCCCAGTCTCAGCTGAAACTGGTTCTACTGCTGGAGCTGCAGTGGATGGCGCATCCT atGTGAAGTTCTCTGAGGCTGGTGTTCAAGCCACCACTTCGACGGCTGAAGCTTCAGTGAACACCACGTCAT TGCTAAAGGACGCTGAAACCCAAACAGATATCACAAGCAGTGCATTAAACAGCTTCGAAGGCGACAACCAGGCCCTACGTGCAGAGCTAAACGAAGTGAAGGGCTCTTTGCGTAGACTTCAGTTGTCTAAAGCTTCATTGGAGCAAGACGACAACCGTGTAAAATTTTACACTGGCCTACCAAGCTACACAGTTTTGATAGCGCTGTTCGCGCTTCTCGAGAGTGGTGTGTCGCACAGCGCAAACAATGTGCTTACTAAGTTCGAAGAGCTTGTGCTCACACTTGTGAGGCTGCGACTAGGAGTGCCCTTGCAGGACCTGGCGTATAGATTTGAGGTAAGTGGACTGGTGGAATTTGTATTGTTGCGAGCACTTATTTACAGTTGGCATCACGTATATGTTATAATACTCTCGTGGGCTAACATTTGGTGGCAAGATGGCCCTGTTTGCTTTATAATAGTGACTGGCTTTATCTTTCAGGtcagccaagccacagcaacaCGAGTAGTCAACCGGTGGATCGCGGCCATGCATGTACGACTAAAACAGCTGGTGGACTGGCCCAGTCGTGAACAATTGCAGCAGACCATGCCAATGGCCTTCAGAAAAGCATTTGGCACGAGTGTGGCAGTCATTATAGACTGCTTCGAGATATTCATTGAGCGCCCTTCGTCAATGCTCCCTAGGTCACAGACGTGGTCGCGGTATAAGCACCACAACACGGCAAAATATCTGATAGGAATAGCACCTCAGGGAGCAATCACTTTCATTTCCAAAGGGTGGGGAGGCAGGACAAGCGACAAGCTTATAACAGAGTCGAGTGGAATGTTGAACCACCTTCTCCCAGGTGACACGGTGCTCGCCGACAGAGGATTCACGATTGGTGATGCCGTAGGCATTCATCGTGCACGCCTTGAGGTTCCTGCATTCACAAGGGGCAAACCTCAGCTATCAGCCTGGGAGGTTGAAAAAACTAGGAAAATTGCGAATGTGCGCATCCACGTGGAACGTGTGATAGGTTTGCTGAGGCGAAAGTACAAAATTCTTTCAAGCACCATCCCTATTGATCTGCTAGCAGTGCAAAGCGAGGACACTCTAACACAACTTGACAAATTGTTGCGGTGTGTGCTGCGCTGA
- the LOC125941890 gene encoding uncharacterized protein LOC125941890, with translation MNASPSLMHLSTYAQNLESGAKVRYVEKVELCGGVDPLMLTGKEASFDLALVPKVELSDIKDYLVHATSFITHEQLKARKSLESHNYLTSGFVQEPQLRRHGEHVIVRTKVNHSQAISTQPLEPWLLVKQDGMVKAAHCTCMAGLGEACSHIGALLFYLEAASNFRDGQACTDKENAWLPPYSSTVPCAPLAHIDFASATTKKRRLDGHRSSSSKKPATTIERPSQCEWKGFLDRIKKAGKYSAVLALKKDYCEEFIPVQVKHSTALLGHLARDKPLSRDAVLEECEMFAQAYVVEPKVCKDVEAATRGQSASPTWFAFRAGRVTASTAHAACRTTLTQPSVSLVKKICYPEESKFSSPATNWGLRKEDIARNQYVAEASSQHKDVPT, from the exons ATGAATGCCAGCCCCTCATTAATGCACTTAAGCACGTACGCGCAGAATTTAGAGTCCGGTGCGAAGGtgcgctacgtcgagaaagtGGAGCTTTGCGGTGGCGTCGATCCACTTATGCTTACTGGCAAAGAGGCGTCATTTGATCTCGCGCTCGTACCCAAGGTAGAACTTTCTGATATTAAGGACTACCTTGTGCACGCTACAAGCTTCATAACTCACGAACAGCTGAAAGCAAGAAAATCCCTGGAGTCGCACAACTATTTGACCAGCGGCTTTGTTCAAGAACCCCAGCTGAGAAGACACGGCGAGCACGTCATTGTGCGCACGAAG GTAAATCACTCCCAGGCAATTTCCACTCAGCCACTCGAGCCATGGCTTCTTGTCAAGCAGGATGGAATGGTCAAAGCTGCACACTGCACGTGTATGGCGGGTCTCGGCGAAGCCTGCTCACACATTGGTGCACTGCTCTTCTATTTAGAAGCAGCTTCAAACTTTCGTGATGGTCAGGCTTGCACTGATAAGGAAAATGCATGGCTGCCTCCATACTCAAGTACTGTGCCTTGTGCGCCACTTGCACACATCGACTTTGCGTCAGCTACCACCAAGAAAAGGCGGCTAGATGGACATCGATCATCATCCTCAAAGAAACCAGCCACCACTATTGAGAGGCCTTCACAGTGCGAATGGAAGGGCTTTCTCGACAGAATTAAGAAGGCTGGCAAATATTCTGCAGTGTTGGCACTGAAAAAGGACTATTGCGAGGAGTTCATTCCTGTGCAAGTGAAGCACTCCACTGCTCTTCTCGGACACTTGGCAAGAGACAAGCCATTGTCAAGGGATGCGGTGCTGGAGGAGTGCGAAATGTTTGCCCAGGCGTATGTTGTAGAGCCAAAG GTCTGTAAAGATGTGGAAGCGGCAACGAGAGGTCAGTCGGCCTCACCAACATGGTTCGCCTTCAGAGCAGGCCGGGTCACAGCATCGACAGCCCACGCAGCTTGCCGAACGACCTTGACTCAGCCATCTGTGAGCCTGGTTAAGAAGATCTGCTACCCGGAGGAGAGCAAGTTTTCTTCTCCTGCAACTAATTGGGGTCTGCGCAAGGAGGACATTGCCAGGAACCAATACGTTGCTGAAGCATCCAGCCAGCACAAAGA TGTGCCAACTTGA